From Pseudomonas sp. FP2335, the proteins below share one genomic window:
- a CDS encoding DUF808 domain-containing protein codes for MAGSSLLVLIDDIAAVLDDVALMTKMAAKKTAGVLGDDLALNAQQVSGVRAEREIPVVWAVAKGSFVNKLILVPAALLISAFAPWAVTPLLMLGGAYLCFEGFEKLAHKFLHSKAQDQAEHAQLVEAVADPATDLVAFEKDKIKGAIRTDFILSAEIIAITLGTVADAPLMQQVIVLSGIAIVMTIGVYGLVAGIVKLDDLGLWLAQKPGQAARSIGGAILRAAPYMMKSLSVIGTAAMFLVGGGILTHGVPVVHHWIETVSLGAGGVAWLVPVLLNGLAGIVAGAVVLAVVSVLGKLWNTVKA; via the coding sequence ATGGCAGGCAGCAGCTTACTGGTACTGATCGACGACATTGCCGCTGTGCTCGATGACGTTGCGTTGATGACCAAAATGGCCGCCAAGAAAACCGCCGGCGTGCTCGGCGATGACTTGGCGCTCAACGCCCAGCAGGTCAGCGGTGTGCGCGCCGAGCGGGAAATTCCCGTGGTGTGGGCGGTGGCGAAAGGGTCGTTCGTCAACAAGCTGATCCTGGTGCCCGCGGCGCTATTGATCAGTGCGTTCGCGCCGTGGGCGGTCACGCCGCTGCTGATGCTCGGAGGCGCCTACCTGTGCTTTGAAGGCTTCGAGAAGCTCGCGCATAAATTCCTGCACAGCAAGGCGCAAGACCAGGCCGAGCACGCGCAATTGGTCGAAGCCGTGGCGGACCCGGCGACCGATCTGGTGGCGTTCGAAAAGGACAAGATCAAAGGCGCGATCCGCACCGACTTTATCCTCTCCGCCGAAATCATCGCCATCACCCTTGGTACCGTGGCGGACGCGCCGCTGATGCAGCAGGTGATCGTGCTGTCGGGCATTGCCATCGTCATGACCATTGGGGTTTACGGCTTGGTGGCCGGCATCGTCAAGCTCGATGACCTGGGCCTGTGGCTCGCTCAAAAGCCAGGCCAAGCAGCGCGCAGCATCGGCGGCGCGATCCTGCGGGCGGCGCCATACATGATGAAGAGCTTGTCGGTGATCGGTACGGCGGCGATGTTCCTGGTCGGCGGCGGCATCCTTACCCATGGCGTGCCGGTGGTGCATCACTGGATCGAGACCGTCAGCCTGGGCGCGGGTGGGGTGGCGTGGTTGGTGCCGGTATTGCTCAATGGCCTGGCGGGGATTGTCGCGGGGGCGGTGGTGCTGGCGGTGGTCAGTGTGCTGGGCAAGCTTTGGAACACCGTGAAGGCTTGA